In one window of Limisphaera ngatamarikiensis DNA:
- a CDS encoding lamin tail domain-containing protein, which produces MQPIAVTGFNLDLVVENTASGPPYHARAVEFNPGENLAFYQAGLPGKNYGLPVNGRWTSALDNETEFAFAPYEKPNALVLSSATGLTEGTLTLMQPAVYRRIAVLAHSAGGGGSPSLTLHFADGRNVNAIYQAPDWFNNSGYALQGVERINLTTGSTQGAPTNPRFYQTTLDLEALLGGTPAPLMAITFQKAAGAGSTGIYAVSGEPWPDQPARILQSPASLTVVEPGPARFEALVTGQPFPALQWFRNGQPVAGATNTWFTLEPTSPADDGSTVFLRAFNVVTGQVHSVTSSVAVLHVVPDTNPPVLLTVWASGRSQVVATFSEPVEPSGALDPTHYAVLGTHGPVEVASVELSGSGDQVRLSTATPLSVGESCTLILSGITDRAAAANPLPPDTVARFSVTGFEVKELGGAGLLRMVEAASNGLQITTRGRGWDEAGDEGGFLCQPVTGDFDLRVRVNSLGFVNVATGAGLMLREDSAPGARSAGVMATPTLHGCYFLVRNAPGAQVTRSGHFPANPGATWLRLRRTGNQIEGFAGPDGLHWMSLGTASMDLPETVQVGLAVASASTSQWTRVDFTAFSDTPTPAGPVDLPFEPLGPCTRLTSLVISEIMYHPTNPALEFIELFNARAEPEDISGYRLDGSVQFTFPPGTVLPGGGFVVVALSPDALRNTYGLTNALGPWSGRLPNDRGQVRLRHRTGAVFLNIEYRDDPPWPVAANGAGPSLVLAHPSLGENDPAAWSASQWPGGSPGLPEGFLTDPLRALRINEFLAHTDPPQLDFVELINTGTESVDLGGCTLSDEPDTDRYVIPTGTILPPGGLIAFTELNLGFALNAAGETIYLRAPDRRVLDAVRFGGQANGTSTGRWPDGREAFHPLQQPTPGAPNTQPRLGEVILNEIHYHPVSEDDDDQFIELHNRTDHPVALAGWRLDDGVQFTFPESAVIPPRGYLVVARNAGRLMQRYPWLNATNLLGNFSGRLAHGGERIALTRPDRVVQTNALGQVNTNLIHIVVDEVTWRDGGRWPSWADGGGSSLERVHPDTHGRHPAHWADSDETTKAPWTLISTTGTIDLGSTTADQLQVLLMGPGECLLDNVEVLTPAGVNLIANSTFENGTNGWTAEGTMAASGWEPSEGYQSARSYHIRAVDRGDNQINRVRTPLTSTLAPGTTNVTIRAAVRWLKGHPQILLRLRGNWLECAGDMWPTPQPGTPGLPNSRLQPAPPIAIGPVRHSPVLPAANEPIRITAHVEDLHGVPEVRLQYRIDPDTTLRTLVMHDDGQDGDLRAGDGLFTATLPGQPTSTLVAFWIEANRRGTPVTAKFPADAPARECLIRVGETQPAGTLPVYRVWMTRTTLNTWTSRPKLDNTPLDVTFVVGNHRVIYNAGALNAGSPYIAPGFSSPISGRCGYTIELPRDDRFLGDTDLVLDWPGGHGGETTAIQEQMAWWIADRLNLPYSHRYHIRLHVNGVTDEHRQAIFEAVHQPGRRFVEAWSPDQPDGQFFKIDRAFEFSDSGSLIADPMPRLQNYTTTGGAKKRERYRWTWMYRATPRVHDYTNLFALVDALNAPAPEPYTSATTGLVDLEEWMRMFAFEHIIVNFDSWGHEIGKNMYTFLPRGGRWVLYAFDLDWLMLVSPRLSSRFAPDQAALFTSEDPTVARMYAHPPFQRAYWRAVRDALSGPLDPAQAFPVMDAKYQVLRANNVRWCDGQALTDPSALKTWFNVRRTFLQSQLAAVTAPFELAPTVLITNGMGVLQGTAPVEAVTLAVNGQPWQVLWTTVTNWTATVPLHPGTNVWTVTALDRSNNPLPGLSRTLTFVSPTPDPRPEGYVVFNEILYRPRLPGASFVELFNRSPNQAFDLSGWRINGLDYTFPGGTFIAPQGYLVLAADRSAFMTVFGPGVFLFDVFPGNLQDQGETLSLLRPGNNPDEWIVVDRVRYESVPPWPQPQPGQSLQLLDPETDNSRLSSWSVVQTPPPGPASILILDYDHPWRYQQTTNLDGIAWTAPDHPDANWPVGPGLLAYENNSAIVPLVRTPLNDPRQPPAGLPAGHAYYFRTSFVVTGSLAGYTLTARAYVDDGAVFHLNGQEFHRLRMPSTNPILHNTYATAQPPGGDATSPDAFPVPMNLLRPGTNVLAVQVHQQNANSSDIVFGLQLVAERNPAAAAEATPGAPNADTTNLPPYPTIWINELQPENLSGPADASGQREPWLEIHNPGTNAVALRDCFLSDQLQNLTLWAFPEQAVLPPGGFILIWCDGQPEQTTATEWHTPFRLAPGAGTVFLAQRVNNTVRILDYLAYTNLPANRTWGDWPDGQPFHRRPFHIPTPAAPNNPAAPRVQVFINEWLADNARTLADPADGGFEDWFELYNAGDEPADLGGYYLTDNLNRPDQFRIPDTGQYIVPPRGFLLVWADNEPEQNRPDRPELHVNFALSRSGEAIGLYAPDLTPVDTVTFGPQATDVAQGRFPDGAASIRTLATPTPAAPNQAPNSPPRIQPVPNLTLYLGQTLQWTITATDDDIPAQSLTFTLGPTAPAGATIHPQTGRLFWSPDHAPAQVQFEVLVTDNGQPPLSASIQFLVTVRPRPALELRPAQPGWELHWTEGTLQEADTVTGPWRDIPTPPPYRMPLNETQKFYRIRVTP; this is translated from the coding sequence ATGCAACCGATTGCAGTGACCGGCTTCAACCTCGACTTGGTGGTCGAAAACACCGCCAGCGGTCCGCCCTACCATGCCCGGGCGGTTGAATTCAACCCCGGCGAAAACCTGGCGTTTTACCAGGCCGGCCTGCCCGGCAAAAACTATGGCCTGCCCGTCAACGGCCGCTGGACCAGTGCGCTGGACAACGAAACCGAGTTTGCCTTCGCCCCGTACGAAAAACCCAATGCGCTGGTGTTGAGCAGCGCCACGGGCCTCACCGAAGGCACCCTCACACTGATGCAACCCGCAGTCTACCGACGCATCGCCGTCCTGGCTCACTCGGCCGGCGGCGGTGGGTCACCCTCACTGACCCTCCATTTTGCAGACGGGCGCAACGTCAACGCCATCTACCAGGCCCCGGACTGGTTCAACAACAGCGGCTACGCCCTCCAGGGCGTGGAACGCATCAACCTGACCACCGGCTCCACCCAGGGCGCACCCACCAACCCACGCTTTTATCAAACCACGCTCGACCTCGAAGCCCTGCTCGGCGGTACGCCCGCCCCTCTGATGGCCATCACGTTCCAAAAAGCTGCCGGGGCCGGCTCCACCGGAATCTACGCCGTGAGCGGGGAGCCCTGGCCGGATCAACCGGCCCGCATCCTCCAATCGCCGGCCTCGCTCACCGTGGTCGAGCCCGGGCCGGCCCGGTTCGAAGCCCTTGTCACCGGCCAGCCATTTCCGGCCCTCCAGTGGTTTCGCAACGGGCAACCGGTTGCCGGCGCCACCAACACGTGGTTCACGTTGGAGCCAACGAGCCCGGCCGATGACGGTTCCACCGTTTTCCTCCGGGCCTTCAACGTCGTAACAGGGCAGGTTCACTCGGTCACCAGCAGCGTGGCCGTGCTGCACGTCGTGCCCGACACCAACCCGCCGGTGCTGCTGACCGTCTGGGCCAGCGGCCGTTCGCAAGTGGTGGCGACGTTCTCCGAGCCGGTCGAACCATCCGGCGCGCTCGATCCCACCCACTACGCCGTCCTCGGCACCCACGGACCGGTGGAGGTTGCGTCCGTCGAACTCTCCGGCTCGGGCGACCAGGTCCGGCTCAGCACGGCGACCCCGCTATCCGTGGGCGAATCCTGTACGCTGATCCTTTCCGGGATCACCGACCGCGCCGCGGCGGCCAACCCGTTGCCGCCCGACACGGTGGCCCGATTCAGCGTCACCGGATTCGAAGTGAAGGAATTGGGCGGCGCGGGTCTGCTGCGCATGGTCGAAGCCGCCTCCAACGGCCTGCAAATCACAACCCGCGGCCGCGGTTGGGACGAGGCAGGAGACGAGGGCGGCTTTCTCTGCCAACCGGTGACGGGCGATTTCGATCTCCGGGTTCGGGTGAACAGCCTGGGTTTTGTGAATGTGGCCACCGGGGCCGGTTTGATGCTGCGGGAGGACTCCGCGCCCGGTGCGCGCTCGGCCGGCGTCATGGCCACGCCCACCCTCCACGGATGTTATTTCCTCGTCCGCAACGCACCGGGTGCCCAGGTCACCCGATCGGGACATTTCCCGGCAAACCCGGGCGCCACCTGGCTGCGATTGCGCCGAACCGGCAATCAGATCGAAGGCTTCGCCGGTCCGGACGGACTTCATTGGATGTCCCTGGGCACCGCCTCGATGGACCTGCCGGAAACCGTCCAGGTCGGCCTGGCAGTGGCCAGCGCCTCGACCTCTCAGTGGACCCGCGTGGACTTTACCGCCTTTTCCGACACGCCCACCCCCGCAGGACCGGTGGATCTGCCCTTCGAACCTCTCGGCCCGTGCACCCGACTCACCTCCCTGGTGATCTCGGAGATCATGTATCATCCCACCAATCCGGCTTTGGAATTCATCGAACTGTTCAATGCCCGGGCGGAACCGGAAGACATCAGCGGTTACCGGCTCGACGGGAGCGTCCAGTTCACCTTTCCCCCCGGCACGGTCCTCCCGGGCGGCGGATTTGTCGTGGTGGCGTTGTCTCCGGACGCACTCCGCAACACCTACGGGCTCACCAACGCGCTCGGTCCCTGGAGCGGTCGGCTCCCCAACGATCGGGGGCAGGTGCGGCTCCGGCATCGCACGGGCGCCGTCTTCCTGAACATCGAATACCGGGATGACCCGCCCTGGCCGGTCGCCGCCAACGGTGCGGGGCCGAGCCTCGTGCTGGCCCATCCATCCCTGGGTGAAAACGACCCGGCAGCCTGGAGCGCCAGCCAATGGCCCGGCGGCTCCCCCGGCCTGCCGGAGGGGTTCCTGACGGACCCGTTGCGCGCCCTCCGCATCAACGAGTTTCTTGCCCACACCGACCCGCCGCAGCTGGACTTCGTGGAATTGATCAATACCGGCACGGAATCGGTGGACCTCGGCGGCTGCACTCTCAGCGACGAACCGGACACGGACCGCTACGTCATTCCCACCGGCACGATCCTGCCGCCCGGCGGGTTGATCGCATTCACCGAGCTCAACCTCGGTTTCGCGCTGAACGCCGCAGGTGAAACCATCTACCTGCGCGCACCCGACCGGCGCGTACTCGACGCCGTCCGGTTCGGCGGCCAGGCCAACGGCACCAGTACGGGACGCTGGCCGGATGGTCGCGAGGCGTTTCACCCACTGCAACAACCCACACCCGGTGCACCCAACACCCAACCGCGCCTCGGCGAGGTCATCCTCAACGAAATCCATTACCACCCGGTAAGCGAGGATGACGACGACCAGTTCATCGAACTCCATAATCGCACGGATCACCCCGTTGCCCTGGCGGGATGGCGACTCGACGACGGCGTGCAGTTCACTTTCCCCGAATCAGCCGTCATTCCGCCCCGCGGCTACCTGGTGGTCGCCCGCAACGCAGGCCGGCTCATGCAACGGTACCCGTGGCTCAACGCCACCAACCTGCTCGGCAACTTCAGCGGACGCCTCGCCCACGGCGGCGAACGCATCGCCCTCACCCGACCGGACCGGGTCGTACAAACCAACGCGCTCGGCCAGGTCAACACCAACCTCATCCACATCGTGGTGGACGAGGTGACCTGGCGCGACGGCGGCCGTTGGCCTTCATGGGCCGACGGAGGCGGCAGTTCCCTCGAACGCGTCCACCCGGACACCCACGGACGTCATCCAGCCCATTGGGCCGACAGCGACGAAACCACCAAGGCCCCATGGACCCTCATTTCCACTACCGGCACCATTGACCTGGGCAGCACCACCGCCGATCAATTGCAGGTGCTGCTCATGGGACCGGGCGAGTGTCTCTTGGACAACGTCGAGGTCCTGACCCCGGCCGGCGTCAACCTCATCGCCAATTCCACATTCGAAAACGGCACCAACGGCTGGACCGCCGAAGGCACCATGGCGGCCTCCGGTTGGGAACCCTCCGAAGGCTATCAAAGCGCGCGATCCTACCACATCCGCGCCGTCGACCGCGGCGACAACCAGATCAACCGCGTCCGCACCCCGCTCACCTCAACCCTGGCGCCCGGCACCACCAACGTCACCATCCGGGCCGCCGTCCGTTGGCTCAAAGGACATCCCCAGATCCTCCTGCGCCTGCGGGGTAACTGGCTCGAATGCGCCGGTGACATGTGGCCCACACCCCAACCCGGCACCCCGGGCCTGCCCAACAGCCGGCTCCAACCCGCCCCGCCCATCGCCATCGGCCCGGTCCGCCATTCGCCCGTGCTCCCGGCCGCCAACGAACCCATCCGGATCACCGCCCACGTGGAAGATCTTCACGGCGTGCCCGAGGTCCGACTGCAATACCGAATCGATCCGGACACCACCCTCCGGACCCTCGTCATGCATGACGACGGACAGGACGGCGACCTGCGCGCCGGCGACGGCCTGTTCACCGCCACACTGCCCGGCCAGCCCACCAGCACCCTCGTGGCCTTTTGGATCGAAGCCAACCGGCGCGGCACCCCGGTCACCGCAAAATTCCCAGCCGACGCCCCTGCTCGCGAATGCCTGATCCGCGTCGGCGAAACCCAACCGGCCGGCACTCTCCCCGTCTACCGCGTCTGGATGACCCGGACCACCCTCAACACCTGGACCAGCCGCCCCAAACTCGACAACACGCCCCTGGACGTCACCTTCGTCGTCGGCAACCATCGTGTCATTTACAATGCCGGTGCCCTCAACGCCGGCAGCCCCTACATCGCGCCCGGTTTCTCCAGCCCCATCAGCGGCCGGTGCGGTTACACCATCGAACTCCCCCGGGACGACCGGTTCCTGGGCGACACCGACCTGGTCCTGGACTGGCCCGGGGGCCACGGCGGCGAAACCACCGCCATCCAGGAACAAATGGCCTGGTGGATCGCCGACCGCCTCAACCTCCCCTACAGCCACCGCTACCACATCCGCCTCCACGTCAACGGAGTCACCGACGAACACCGCCAGGCCATCTTCGAAGCCGTCCACCAACCCGGCCGACGATTCGTCGAGGCATGGAGCCCCGATCAACCCGACGGCCAGTTCTTCAAAATCGACCGGGCCTTCGAGTTCAGCGATTCCGGCAGCCTGATCGCCGATCCCATGCCACGACTCCAAAACTACACCACCACCGGCGGCGCAAAAAAACGCGAACGCTACCGGTGGACGTGGATGTACCGCGCCACACCGCGCGTGCACGATTACACCAACCTCTTCGCCCTCGTGGACGCACTGAACGCACCGGCCCCGGAACCCTACACCTCCGCCACCACCGGACTCGTCGACCTCGAGGAATGGATGCGCATGTTCGCCTTCGAGCACATCATCGTAAACTTCGATTCCTGGGGCCACGAGATCGGCAAAAACATGTACACCTTCCTCCCGCGCGGCGGCCGCTGGGTCCTGTACGCGTTCGACCTCGACTGGCTGATGCTCGTCTCGCCGCGGCTGTCCTCGCGGTTTGCCCCCGACCAGGCGGCCTTGTTCACCTCCGAAGACCCCACCGTGGCCCGCATGTACGCCCACCCACCCTTCCAACGCGCCTACTGGCGGGCTGTCCGGGATGCACTCTCCGGCCCCCTGGACCCGGCCCAGGCGTTTCCCGTCATGGACGCCAAGTACCAGGTCCTCCGCGCCAACAACGTCCGATGGTGCGACGGACAGGCGCTCACCGACCCCTCCGCTCTCAAAACCTGGTTCAACGTCCGACGCACATTCCTCCAATCTCAACTGGCCGCCGTGACCGCACCCTTCGAACTGGCTCCCACGGTCCTCATCACCAACGGAATGGGCGTTCTGCAGGGCACGGCCCCCGTCGAAGCCGTCACCCTGGCCGTCAACGGCCAACCCTGGCAGGTCCTCTGGACCACCGTCACCAACTGGACCGCAACGGTCCCACTCCACCCGGGTACAAACGTCTGGACCGTCACCGCCCTGGACCGTTCCAATAACCCCCTCCCGGGCCTCAGCCGCACCCTCACCTTCGTGTCCCCCACGCCCGATCCCCGGCCCGAAGGGTACGTCGTGTTCAATGAAATCCTCTACCGACCCCGCCTGCCCGGCGCCAGTTTCGTGGAGCTGTTCAACCGTTCCCCCAACCAGGCCTTCGACCTGTCCGGCTGGCGCATCAACGGACTGGACTACACCTTCCCCGGCGGCACCTTCATCGCGCCACAAGGTTACCTTGTCCTGGCGGCCGACCGATCCGCGTTCATGACCGTCTTCGGACCCGGGGTCTTCCTGTTCGACGTCTTCCCCGGCAATCTGCAGGACCAGGGTGAAACCCTCTCCCTGTTACGCCCCGGCAACAACCCCGACGAATGGATCGTGGTGGACCGCGTCCGCTACGAGTCCGTGCCGCCCTGGCCGCAGCCGCAGCCCGGTCAGTCACTCCAACTCCTCGACCCTGAAACCGACAACAGCCGTCTCTCCAGCTGGTCGGTTGTCCAAACCCCGCCACCGGGACCCGCCTCGATCCTCATCCTCGACTACGATCATCCCTGGCGCTACCAACAGACGACCAACCTCGACGGCATCGCATGGACCGCGCCGGACCATCCCGATGCCAACTGGCCGGTTGGCCCCGGACTGCTCGCCTACGAAAACAATTCCGCCATCGTCCCCCTGGTGCGGACCCCGCTGAACGACCCGCGTCAGCCACCGGCCGGATTGCCCGCCGGCCACGCCTACTACTTCCGCACCTCTTTCGTCGTCACCGGTTCCCTCGCCGGCTACACCCTCACCGCCCGCGCCTACGTGGACGACGGTGCCGTGTTCCACCTCAACGGCCAGGAGTTCCACCGCCTGCGCATGCCCTCCACCAATCCGATCCTCCACAACACCTACGCCACCGCTCAACCGCCCGGCGGCGACGCCACCAGCCCCGATGCCTTTCCCGTACCGATGAACCTGCTCCGACCCGGCACCAACGTCCTCGCCGTGCAGGTCCACCAGCAAAACGCCAACAGCTCCGACATCGTTTTCGGCCTCCAACTCGTCGCCGAACGCAACCCCGCCGCCGCTGCCGAGGCCACCCCGGGCGCGCCCAACGCCGACACCACCAACCTGCCGCCCTACCCCACGATCTGGATCAACGAACTCCAACCCGAAAACCTCTCCGGCCCCGCCGATGCCTCGGGCCAGCGCGAGCCCTGGCTGGAAATTCACAACCCGGGTACCAACGCCGTGGCCCTCCGGGACTGCTTCCTCAGCGATCAGCTCCAAAACCTCACACTCTGGGCCTTCCCCGAGCAGGCCGTGCTCCCACCGGGCGGTTTCATCCTCATCTGGTGCGACGGTCAACCCGAACAAACCACCGCCACCGAATGGCACACCCCCTTCCGTCTCGCCCCGGGCGCCGGCACCGTCTTCCTCGCCCAGCGCGTCAACAACACCGTCCGCATCCTGGATTACCTCGCCTACACGAACCTCCCCGCCAACCGTACTTGGGGCGATTGGCCCGACGGCCAACCTTTCCACCGCCGCCCCTTCCACATCCCCACCCCCGCCGCACCCAACAACCCGGCCGCACCCCGGGTCCAGGTCTTCATCAACGAATGGCTCGCCGATAATGCCCGTACCCTGGCCGACCCCGCCGACGGCGGCTTCGAGGACTGGTTCGAACTCTATAACGCGGGCGATGAACCCGCCGACCTCGGCGGCTATTACCTCACCGACAATCTCAACCGTCCCGACCAGTTCCGCATCCCCGACACCGGTCAATACATCGTCCCGCCCCGCGGGTTCCTCCTTGTCTGGGCCGACAACGAACCGGAACAAAACCGGCCCGACCGACCGGAATTGCACGTCAACTTCGCCCTCAGCCGCAGCGGCGAGGCCATCGGACTTTACGCGCCCGACCTCACCCCCGTGGACACCGTCACCTTCGGACCCCAGGCCACCGACGTCGCGCAGGGCCGTTTCCCCGACGGCGCCGCCTCCATCCGCACCCTGGCCACCCCCACGCCCGCCGCGCCCAATCAAGCCCCCAACAGCCCGCCCCGCATCCAACCGGTCCCCAACCTGACCCTTTACCTGGGCCAAACCCTCCAATGGACCATAACCGCCACGGACGACGACATCCCCGCACAATCCCTCACCTTCACCCTCGGGCCCACCGCCCCCGCAGGCGCCACCATCCACCCTCAAACCGGACGGCTGTTCTGGTCCCCCGACCACGCACCGGCACAAGTGCAGTTTGAAGTGCTCGTAACCGACAACGGTCAGCCGCCCCTCAGTGCATCCATCCAGTTCCTCGTCACCGTTCGGCCCAGACCCGCGCTGGAACTCCGACCCGCCCAACCCGGTTGGGAGCTCCACTGGACCGAAGGCACCCTCCAGGAGGCCGACACCGTCACCGGCCCGTGGCGGGACATCCCCACCCCGCCGCCCTACCGCATGCCACTAAACGAAACCCAAAAATTTTACCGAATCCGCGTCACACCATGA
- a CDS encoding chemotaxis protein CheW gives MKLVEFECGRRRFGVEARVLTAVVPARSVVPAGPDHFPWVGWVRWDGQFWPVLDLAGLWWGTSSPRPGHAHVLIPRSDLQASRKGLAAWLVDRVTGVARYRAEDFVTGQLVLGTGTVHCATLLDGHGVLYWLSESTWSESVRQGALTAPPRPAFPPDPAAPRPLPDFQESPDPLAGGGKRLHRSTAMATTTGRVARRAGDCWRRWGSWGDRSCPELSRVCDCRDCDVFHGAAMDVLERLCPDGTDALLVVPPASRAVPPARCMVLLWELDEECWAMDARCIVEVTGPLPFRRVPGGRERPICGVVQWRGLVLPCVSLRTLLRRPEPGPAPGGPVGPRVVIWELQGRLTAWPVDRVLGLARVPGEVGKGPSGRLGPRASGLPGSYFMHQGRWVGWLDPGQLRCIWDRS, from the coding sequence ATGAAACTGGTGGAATTCGAGTGTGGTCGGCGACGATTCGGCGTGGAAGCGCGGGTGCTCACTGCCGTGGTGCCGGCCCGTAGCGTGGTCCCGGCCGGGCCTGATCACTTCCCATGGGTGGGCTGGGTCCGGTGGGACGGTCAGTTTTGGCCTGTGCTGGACCTGGCCGGGCTGTGGTGGGGGACGTCGTCTCCCCGGCCCGGGCACGCCCACGTGCTGATCCCGCGGAGCGATTTGCAGGCTTCCCGCAAAGGGTTGGCGGCCTGGCTGGTGGATCGGGTTACGGGGGTTGCCCGCTATCGGGCCGAAGATTTCGTAACGGGTCAGTTGGTGCTGGGTACCGGGACTGTACACTGCGCCACGCTGTTGGACGGCCATGGCGTGTTGTACTGGCTGTCCGAGTCCACGTGGTCGGAATCCGTCCGTCAGGGCGCTCTGACGGCTCCACCCCGACCCGCATTCCCGCCCGATCCGGCTGCGCCCCGGCCGTTACCGGACTTCCAAGAATCGCCCGATCCACTGGCAGGCGGTGGGAAACGTTTGCACCGGTCCACCGCAATGGCGACAACCACCGGCCGGGTGGCCCGACGTGCGGGCGATTGTTGGCGAAGGTGGGGGTCATGGGGGGATCGTTCCTGCCCGGAACTGTCGCGCGTTTGTGATTGTCGCGACTGCGACGTGTTTCACGGCGCTGCCATGGATGTGTTGGAGCGGCTTTGCCCAGACGGGACGGACGCGTTGCTCGTGGTACCGCCGGCCAGCCGGGCAGTGCCGCCCGCGCGTTGCATGGTTTTGCTCTGGGAGCTGGATGAAGAATGCTGGGCGATGGACGCCCGGTGCATCGTGGAGGTGACCGGACCTTTGCCGTTCCGTCGCGTGCCCGGGGGGAGGGAACGACCGATCTGTGGGGTGGTGCAGTGGCGCGGATTGGTGCTACCTTGCGTTTCGTTGCGCACGTTGTTGCGACGGCCCGAACCCGGTCCGGCTCCGGGCGGGCCCGTGGGGCCGCGGGTGGTGATCTGGGAGCTGCAGGGTCGGTTGACCGCGTGGCCGGTCGATCGCGTGTTGGGATTGGCCCGGGTTCCGGGTGAGGTGGGTAAGGGGCCGTCGGGACGGCTCGGCCCCCGTGCAAGCGGGTTGCCCGGCAGCTATTTCATGCATCAAGGCCGCTGGGTGGGGTGGTTGGACCCGGGGCAACTGCGCTGCATTTGGGATCGGTCATGA
- a CDS encoding methyl-accepting chemotaxis protein: MAGWLLMVLGLGLGVISAVQRAGLERTYRDAERLGMEADLMLVRLEQEGRRLLQDIGTGGVPPADPAPWVRDWNKAWSRLAEQPGLPASLDRAFRTVQSLSRDWAAAMARVRAGSAAGAAEAAGAVGSYAAFHSEAVGRAQQWRLDWAAGWPGVRARWDRWLRRWDTGLWISPGLCAAGGVLLWRAGRLRLRLLAEAWQDRLRRWEYGDVTSPWPVDSHVVWRSVAASMAQWCTRWNDWVRSSRNSRACLEELQRAWEAWHSRGRLHLQEIRQFCAQAGASLRALEAQFRDRRLRAGEPAQPVPLVEVFPNGEPMNPSPGGGAASTGGVGPVRTRLAQMPHVLDAVQRAVMTVIKAADQAQLLAVNAAIEAEKAGEFGLGFAVVAGEIRRLADQTAVAAGEIEQAVEQLRLQVDAGLEGLEELSRCVQAQQPSENREGRAAGPEAVASDLMGGDVPAVRIELDRCCALWEQLSAACQETVRWWEEGQRLSQQLAGCCRGLQTEPVPAGPEQKVESEGPPEPRHGGS; this comes from the coding sequence GTGGCGGGCTGGCTGCTGATGGTTTTGGGGCTGGGTTTGGGCGTGATCTCGGCCGTTCAGCGTGCCGGATTGGAGCGCACGTATCGGGATGCGGAACGGTTGGGGATGGAGGCCGATCTGATGCTGGTGAGGCTGGAGCAGGAGGGCCGACGTCTGTTGCAGGACATTGGAACCGGCGGCGTTCCGCCAGCCGATCCGGCTCCGTGGGTGCGGGATTGGAATAAGGCGTGGTCGCGCCTGGCCGAACAGCCGGGACTGCCGGCGTCCCTGGATAGGGCCTTCCGCACGGTCCAGTCGTTGAGCCGCGACTGGGCCGCTGCAATGGCCCGGGTGCGGGCAGGGAGTGCGGCCGGGGCAGCAGAGGCGGCGGGAGCGGTTGGTTCGTATGCCGCTTTTCACTCCGAGGCGGTTGGGCGGGCGCAGCAATGGCGGCTGGATTGGGCGGCGGGATGGCCGGGTGTCCGGGCACGCTGGGACCGCTGGCTGCGAAGGTGGGACACGGGTTTGTGGATCAGCCCGGGTTTGTGTGCGGCAGGCGGTGTCCTGCTGTGGCGGGCCGGACGGCTTCGGCTCCGGTTGCTTGCAGAAGCGTGGCAGGACCGACTGCGCCGGTGGGAATATGGCGACGTGACGTCTCCGTGGCCTGTGGACTCGCATGTCGTCTGGCGGTCCGTGGCGGCTTCGATGGCGCAGTGGTGCACCCGCTGGAATGATTGGGTCCGGTCCTCGCGCAACAGTAGGGCTTGTCTGGAGGAGCTCCAGCGGGCTTGGGAAGCCTGGCACAGCCGCGGTCGACTGCACCTCCAAGAGATCCGGCAGTTTTGCGCCCAGGCTGGTGCCTCGCTGCGCGCATTGGAAGCGCAATTTCGGGACAGGCGCCTCCGCGCTGGGGAACCGGCGCAGCCGGTTCCATTGGTTGAAGTTTTCCCGAATGGTGAACCGATGAATCCCTCCCCGGGAGGCGGAGCTGCGTCCACCGGCGGGGTGGGACCGGTCCGAACGCGGCTGGCACAAATGCCGCATGTCCTCGACGCGGTGCAGCGTGCGGTGATGACGGTGATCAAAGCGGCCGATCAGGCCCAGCTCCTGGCCGTCAACGCGGCCATCGAAGCGGAGAAGGCGGGCGAGTTTGGACTGGGCTTTGCCGTGGTGGCGGGCGAGATACGCCGGTTGGCCGACCAGACCGCGGTCGCTGCAGGGGAGATCGAACAGGCGGTGGAGCAACTGCGGCTCCAGGTGGATGCCGGCCTGGAAGGGCTGGAAGAGTTGTCCCGTTGCGTGCAAGCGCAACAACCTTCGGAAAACCGGGAGGGCCGGGCCGCCGGCCCGGAGGCCGTGGCCAGCGATTTGATGGGTGGGGATGTACCGGCCGTGCGAATCGAGCTGGACCGTTGCTGTGCGCTCTGGGAGCAGCTCTCCGCGGCCTGCCAGGAAACGGTGCGGTGGTGGGAGGAGGGCCAACGCCTCTCACAGCAACTGGCCGGGTGTTGTCGTGGGCTTCAAACGGAGCCGGTACCGGCCGGGCCGGAGCAAAAGGTCGAGTCTGAAGGACCACCCGAGCCGCGGCACGGGGGAAGCTGA